Within the Mustela lutreola isolate mMusLut2 chromosome 2, mMusLut2.pri, whole genome shotgun sequence genome, the region TCTAAATGATGGGTCATGGGCTCTGGGCGTGAAcacagccccttcccctgtgattcCTCCTGCTGTGGGTGGGGTGTGGTCAGAGGAGGGCTTTAGCAGAGGCCTCGGAAGGcttgtttctcaaagtgtggttcccCTGACCCGCTTTGTAGGCCCCACCTGAGTGCCAGGTAGAACGGCTGCCTCACTCCACACCTGTGAATCACGATCTGTTTCTAACCAAATCCCTAGAAGCACAGGCACATCCCCATTTAAAAAGCAGTGCTCTAAAGCACAAAACCCAGGGGGCAGAGTTCCTCTAGGCCATGTCTTGGGGGTCCTAACAGTACGAACTAATAAGCAGGTGCTTGATAAATGCCAGCTATGACCCAAAGCAGGCCTGTAGTTGCCACATGGGACTGCCAACTGGTTCACCGagatttcatttcctctttctgggGGGCCTCTGTGGCCTGATTCTGAGGACGGCCAGATGGTTGCCTGAGCTAAGTGGTCCAGTAGAATACACCTGACCCACATTGGGCGATCAGGTGATTCTCCCAGGAAACCCCCAGACAAGCTCTTGGGAGTCCTAAGTACTAGTAAGTTACAGCAAACGTCTTTCCTGCATCTGGGGGTGCCAAGTGCTCTGTGGGATGTCCCACATACAGTAGAATCTGACCATCTCACCAGCTGCTGTTTCAGATGTGGAGATGGGACTCAGATGCTTGCTGACTCTCCCAAAGCTTCTAGCCAGGAGTGGCAGCCTGGGAGAGCCATATGGCAGGGAGACAATGTGGACAGTTTCTGAGGCCCAGGTCCTGGCCCAGCTTGCTGAGATACGGCAGACCTCCCAGTTACAGGGTCGAGGATAGTGGGAGTGAGACCCAGCGCTGTGGCAGGGCTGCAGGAACGAAAGGAGGGGGGCCTGGAACAGTAGAGGAGCCAGGGAGAGCGGAGCACAGGGAACCTCCACCTTCCCACCCAGAGCAAGGCACACGAACGAAGACCAGTTCCCCACTGCTGCACACCTCTGGACAGGGCAGAGGGCgggccccttccctcctccacagTGAGTCAGCTAGGAGCCAGTTCCGAGTGGAGTGGCCCGAGGCCTGGGCTGGTCCCCGACTCTGGCTCTCAGGGAATGGGGCTCTGAATGGAAACTGCCATTCTgggcaggggagggtgtggggcaggTAGGCCTCTGGCCACCTGAGAAGACAGGTCAATGAGCAGCAGAGTTTCTGATTCCAGGCTTCAACAGGTACTCGTTGTTtcgctttattaaaaaaaaacaaagcaacatcTTTTCTTAGCACTGACACAAAGGTGGCCCCATGCTGCTGTCCTCTAAAAACCCAACGACACCTAGCGTTCATACAGGTCACACTTTCCGTGGCTTATAGTTCCTGGTGTCACCCCAGTGCAGCATAGCCAAACAAATACACGCTTACTGCacaaatctttaaacaaaaaaagaaaaaaaaaatcaaacaatcatCAGGTCGGAGAATCACTCAGTGCCCTCAGGGGAGAGGGTACAAGGCTTGGCGGTGTCCTCCCTGGCTGCTTCCCCAGCACGGTGACTAGGGCACCTTGGGATGGCAGGACTGTGGCCAGGATACTGCCAGGGGCTTCGCagctgggagatggaaaggatCCGCCCCCACGGCTGGGGGCGAAGCACCAGGAACCAGCCTGTCATCGGCGTCCCCAAGGCCCCCGCAGATCCAGCCGCAAATAGCTCCAGACCCACGCGGCTCCCAGTCTTGAGAGGGTGGCTTGCTcgtttctcctcttttttctttcctcagggAGCAAAATTCAGAGGAAGAGCTGGCAGTTCTGGAAACTTTTCTGGCTCCACTGACAACCAGAAGACCCTCTGAGGCTCGGAGAGGAGACAGAGGGACCCTTGCTGTGTCCTGAACTAGAGCAGGCTGAGACCACCTCCTGCTCACCCCTGAGgtggtggggctccctgctggcgCCTAACCTGGGCCTTGGCACAGCCCGTACCTGCCTCTTCAGAGGGCTTGGGTGGCCGGGGAGGCCTGGGCCGCCTGCTGCTCCTGGCCTGCAGCTCTCGGCAGTCCTCAAGGCTGAGCACTTGTCTGGAGATCACTACTGTGCTACATGTCCCGGGGGGCGGCCGTGGGTGTCACatgcgaggaggaggaggggacacACATCTTGAGATGGAAACTCAGGGGAGCTGAGGACACGAGGAAGTCGCAGGAGCCATTTCCTGTGTCCGAGGAGCCCTTAGGGATTTCACTCTGTGCTCCTGGGCCCCtgtgctccagcccagccccatcAGGTGTCCCCTGGTCTGGGCCAGGCCAAGCCACTGAAGACAAAGGCTGTCTGTGTTCCAGCAGCTTCACCTCCTGGGCAGGCCTGGTGGAGCCTGATACAGCGGATGCCTCCAGGGACAGACCCAGAGACCTGAGGAGGGAGACCGTGGGCGGGCGTTAGAGCCCAGACAGAGCGGGGCTCACGGAGGTCCTCGGGGCCTGTGCACTGCCCGCAGGGCGAGTGGGAGCCCCCCCAGCGCGGCAGGGCCTGCCTGGCAGAGGGGGCCGTGTGGGAAGCCGGGCTCAGCCCGTTTCCTTGGTAACTGGCCTTTTCCAATCCGCAGCCTGGCGAGGCGGGGTGGTGGGAGCCCGCCAGCCCGTGGGTGCGGCGTGACTGGGAGGCCGGCCAGCGGGCACCTCAGGTAGCCGCGGGCCAGGTGGTGCCGGGGAGGCGGGGGCCGCTTCACGCGGGAGTCCTGCTCGCATCCAACTCGGCTGCAGGCGGGGGCCCCTTCCTTTCACATTCGCTTTTATTCCGGTTTGAAGCAATCACAGCAGCTTCTCCCGGTGCCGGTGCCGGCATCGCAGCTCCGGGGCGCTCCAGGGTTTCTCACccttcctctcccatcccccGCGGCCCCAGAAGCGGGGAGAACAGCTTATTTATAGACATTCCAGAGTAGGTTTCCATTCCGAGGGAGGGCCGGGCTTGCCCGGGGCTGCTTCAGAGGGCGGGCTGTAGGAGGGCGGCCGGgaggcccagcagcagcagcagcagcgccgGCAGCAGCAGGGACAGCCCAGGGGTCGGGGCCGGGGCCGCTGCGGGAGCAAACACACGCGGTCAAGGCCTCCGCGCGCGGGCGCGCTACTAGCTCTCGCATCGTGACCCAGGGGGTGTTTCTGTGCCCTCAactcacccaggctccccttttctGCCCTattacaatttttctttatttattcattcctttcaaAATGAGACCTCATGCTATGTATGGGGCTGCCTCAGTCCTCTCTGCACCATTCCTTGTAGCCTTCCTTTCCTTTATCCAGGCCCCTCTGGGCTACACAGGCACTACTTCCGCTCTGTCGGGGGCCCTCCAGCTCAGACCACCCTCCCACCACGCCCACCTCACTTTGATCTCCTAGAGCCACTCAGGGCATCCATGAATTCACTCAAGGACTGGCGGTGCAAGGCTAGGAGGGATgctgggcaggggaagggcatGTGGCGGAACACCTGCTCCTCCTCTGGAAAGGGGTAACCTGCCCACCCACCGCCAGGCCAGGCCCTACCTGCACCTGAGCACTGCTGGGACAGCATGCCTTCCAGAGCCTCCACGTAGGCCGGGCCCAGCCAGTCCCGGTAGGTGGTTTTCTCCCCAACAGGCACCGCCCGGATCGTGGCATCCTTGAAAAGCAGGTCTTGGCCATGATAGTTGGAGGAGTCAAACATTTTGAAGCCATTCTTATTGTGGTCATCTCCAAACAGGTCCTGAAAGCACCACAGGCAGACCCGCCTTTCATCTGGGCTTGCCCACCACTACTCAGGGGCTGCTTGCTGTTCATGGCTCTGACACCAGGAACCAAAGAGTGAGGACCTTCAGGGCATTGACATTGACCTGACATAAACCCAACCACTCACTGAGCTGTCGTCAAAGGGGATCTGAGTAGAGCTATGACAGCAGCTACCCTAGAAAGAAGGTTCAAAGTGGCCACCAATCTTTGGGGGGACGGGGGACTCATGGATGCTTGAGATTCTGAGGACAGGTCAGCCTTCTCTCCAGGAAAATGTGCATTGCCACGGGGTTCTTCCCCACATCacatcagaggggaggtgggagagaggaggggaggtggggaggtgggaagtgGGGGCTGGTTGGGAATGAAGGGCCCTGTTGTCAGACTGTCTGGGTTCCTTCCAGATGTATATGAAAGCCCAGCCAACAGGATTCGCAGAGGGGCTAGATGTAGAATGCGAGAGAAAGACAGGCGTTCAAGATGACTCCTGAGGAAATGGGAAGTCTGGAGGTGCCACTCAGAGCAGCTGGGGAGGCTGAGGGAAGCAGGGCAGGCCAGCTACAGGCTTGTTTGGGCCGAGGAGCCTGTTAGAAATCCTAGTAGAAATGTCAAGCAGGCAGCTGTTCAAGATGGAAGGGTAGGATGAAGGCAGGCCGGAGGCTGTGTTTGGAAGCTGTCCACGTACAGAGGACTGTTAATGACATGGGGCTGGGGAATGTCAACAGGAGAGCAGGCTCAGGCGCAGGGTCTGGAGTGGAGCCCTGGGACACTCCGTGGTTACAAGCCAGGAAATGAGGAGCGGCTACCGATCCTGAGAGGAGAGCCAGGCGGGTGTGGCCCCAGAGCCAAGGGGACAAGTTCCTCCAGCAAGTGGGAGCTGTGGCCAGTGCTGCTGAAGGGTCAGGGAGATGTGGGCTGAGAAACAGCCACTGGACTTAGCACCACACACCCCCATAATCTTGCTCAGGGCAGGTCCGTCTGAGAAGGAAACATTAATAAAGCAAGACACAGAAGCGATAGTAAAGGAATGGCCTGATTAAGTGAAAATCTCTGAACTTTCCCGCAGCATTCCTTGGTTTGCTCTGGGTACGCTGACGCACTGGGTGCTCCAGCTCAACTCATCACCCACCCCCCAGTGATGAAGCCCCTGCCCTGGCTCACCTGGGCCTTGTCCAGCAGTCCATACACAGTGAAGATGTTGGTGTCCGGCCGGACCATGACGGCGTGGGATGGCATCTGTGCCAGATTGCAGGCTGCAAACTGGGACACCTCGGCCCGGGCCCCATTGGGACACAGCAGCTCATAGTCCTCTGACCTTAGCTGGGCAGCCCAGGGCTCAGAATTATGGCCtgaagggaaggagcagagggacagaggaagcgAGAGGCTGCTCTCCTCCTGGATCCCCAAATCCTTGACCATGTCTGGCCAGCTTCCCAACTCCATTCCCCAACTGCTCTGCTCCACTGCCAGGACCCACGAGCCCAGAGGGGCTGCTAACACTGGTCAGAACCACTGTGGGTAGAGCACCTAGAATGATGCTGGCATTTTACAAGCGCCTGCTCTAGCCTCAAGACAGTAACAGCAAGGGAGTGTGACCACCCACCATTGCACAGGTGGAAAAACTAAGACTCTTGATCAGTCCCAGGCAAAGAGCCCCATCTAGGTGTTCCAGGTCTTAGGCCTGGTATGACTTGGGTAGGGGCCCACAAAACTGTGTTTTAAACCAGCAACCTATTGAGGCTGAAGCAGGGGGTCACAAGGGCTTCCTGAGAAACACTGCTCTTGGGAATCACATTAGTTTTGTGTCTTCAGGTACTGACTCAATATCCACCCTCTTCCCATTTCCAGAAGAATTCCACACGGGCCCTCaagtagagataaaaataaagggcAAGGAGTGGCCTTGGGAGGTGGGGGCCTCTTGAAAGGGCCCCTCCCAAGCCTATCACAGGACTGCAGAGGGCTGCGGCCAAACAGGGCTCCTTGGCTCCTGTGGGAGCCCACAGCTCCCTCCTCCTGAAGGATCATCCCAAGTGTCCTCAATGGGAGCTGGGCATGGGTGAGGGGTGGTGGCAACAGGGCCTGGGAGCCCTCCCAGCCTGGGTGACCTTCACAGGCAGGGTGGGATACAAGTTTTGAAATCCTGATGTTTTTTCCCTGCATGTCTTGCTTCTTCTCCACcagtctcctcctccccttcagacCACATTATGCCTTTCTGCACTGAGTTTTTGGAAAGAATTTCTCAGTGAGAAAAGACTGAGCCTCCAGCATTTGGGGTTTCAAAGCCTGCATGGAGGTACTGTACGGAGAAAGACCAGCAGGTGCTGAAGGCAAAGTGgaacaggagcagggaggggagtgaGGCACGCTTAGAGGGCCCCACACCCTTACAGGACCCAGGTGTGGGctcgggcgggggggggggcggctggggCATACAGTTTGAGGGTGCTTTTTCCCAGGTGGGGCCCAGGAAGGTGACTGCAGAGAAAAAGCCACCCATGTGATGGGAATGGGCGCATGCCCAGCCTGGCATGGCCTACCAGCTGCAGTGATTTCCCTGCATGAGGAACTGACCCGCTCAGGACAGAAGCCTGGATGCTGATGTGGGCTGAGGACCCCGCCACTCCCACCACACACCTTGGTGCTCCATCAGTGCCCCGGAAGGAATCTCTCCCCATTGACAGAGGTGGAGTTTCTGCCGTTTTGGTGGAATGGAGATTTGGTTTCTAGATTGGTCAAGAATGTCATGTGTCCTACACACCTGGACATGTGGACTGAGATCTGTTCTGAGAGGACCTTGGAGTCCCTGGGGTCCCCCATGGTCAGAGCCTTCTAGCCTCGGTCTTCCCCAGCTGCTGTTCTGCCCCAATCCTAGCAGGACCCCCCGCCTGGACCATGCTGTAGATGGGGAACAGCTCTTGGGAGGATCCAGCGCCGCTCTGGCCCCAGCCTCCTCACCTCTGCCCAGTCACGTACCATTTGTGTTTTCGAAGACAGTCGTGTGCTTGACAAAGGCGACGTCCCCTGCATTCTCAGCCAGGCACCTGCCATGGGAGAGGCCAAGGCCAGTGCTGGCAGGAAGGCCTGGCCTCTGCAATGGCCCTAGGCATCCCCTACCCCCAGGTGGCCGTGGTACCTGAAGGCGCCGCTGTAGCCGTAGTACCTCTCCTGGCTGTTGCCCACGCACTTGTTTCGGCCCTGCTCATCCCCCACACAGAGCTCGCACAGTGGGGATGGGTAATTCTTGGCGTTGTTCACAGGCACGCAGCTGGCACTGAAGAACTCGCTCACAGCTGgggcgggggtcgggggagggcTGAGTCGAGGGgccagcagagggaagggcagcagGGATGGGagggcctcccctgcccccaggtctgcccactctgcctgcccttgTGTTTCCAGGGCATCCATCAGCTCCACCCCAGCTCAGAGGGGCGCATCTCCTCCTGTGAGCACTGCAGGGATCAGGGAACTACAGAGGCTGTCCAGATACCGGAACCCCATGCACCACTTCTGGGTTAGCagtcacccaggcttcccttggaCTCTCTCAGGGATGGGGAACTCACTACCTCATAAGCTCTTCTGTTCCAGTCAGGCCAACTGCCCAGCTGTAGAGGAGTGGGAACAGCCATCCCTAACACTCCGTGTATGCTTGTGGAGGTGGATTAagaaaaaatgtggttttttccTGAGGTGCCAGACGGGACAGAGGTGTGTGCATAGTCAGCCCAGGATCTTGCCAGCTTCCTACTGCCTTCCTTTCCCCATGACTGTATGTGATTTAACACATGGGGGGGGGCTGGTTATGGCATATGGTAGCTGCTTGGTAAATGTGTCTTCTTCAGCACTTACACAGATGGCTGGCCACTTTCCATAAAGGTCCCCCAGACACCCAGTGGCTGCCAGGATATGGGGACAGCCCCATGACTGGACAGTGACCCAGCCAGGCCCAGAGCCCAGGCATGCCACACCTGTTCCTCATGCCTGCTCGAGCCAGTCCCCCTCTGGGTAAGTGGCAGGGGCACCATGGCACCCCACATAGAACCAAACAGACCCCCCACAGATGATTACGAGTGTGGCCAACAATATTTCCCAACCTTCCCAAGAGAACGGGGCACATcaaggatgaaaagaaaatctctctGGGCTGCTCTGTGAGCTCCTGCTGGGAGACAGCTCCCGGACCCTCAGACACCCCCACCCTACCCCTGCCAAGGAGTTCGCACATGTGCATCCCTGCAGAGGGCAGTACCTGTGAGGACGTCACAGTCCTTGGGCCGGATGAAGCCCCTCTGCACCAGGGCGCCCACGGGGATGTCCCAGCCTGCGGGGCTGTGGAACGCAGAGTGGCAGGAGCGTTTTCCTCGGAGCTCGTCCAGGGTGAAGGCGTAGGAGCTGTTTCGCTTTACTACAGCCACCACGAAGTAGGAGTTGCTATTGTCCTCCGCTGTGGGGAGGGGATGCCAGTGAGGCCTCTCACCTGTGCATTCCTGGCCTGGCCAGGCAAGACCCTGGGGCCGGTCCCCAGGGACCTTCAACCCACTCCCTAGGGTGCCTGCTGCCTCAAGCTATGGTCGACCCCATGCACCTCTCCCCGTGTAGTGTCCCAGGCCCAGGGGCACACCCAGCAGTGGGATCCCTGCTTGTCCCCCAACCAAGGCTGAGAAGCAGCCCTTGGCTCCACTTTTCAGAGTTCTGACTCCCCCAACACATGCCCCATCATTCCTCACCCGaagggatttttctttctttacactcAGGTGGTGTTTTTCGCACCTCCTGGGAGAAAGGTGGAGGCACAGCTGAGGGCCACTGAAGCATTTTTCCTAAGCCCAGAGACTCTTTACATCCAAGTGAAAGGACCTGAAGTCACCACTTAGGAGGAGAGAACACCAAGGCCCCAGCGCAGGCCACCGGAAGGGGGCGGTGCCCCAGGGCCATCTTCTATGACCCCAGTGGGTAGGCGGGAAAGGCAGAGGAGGCCCTCTCGTTGAGGGGGTGGCAAACACTCCACCTGTTTTTGTACGACCTGGCTTAGCCATATGAAacactttttgtatttttaaagggttgtaaaaaaagtaataataaaaaactcCAAAACCACCAATGAACCTGTGGCTTGCAAAGTCTTAACATGTTTACTCTCTGACCTCTTACAGAAAGGTTGCCCACACCTGCCAGGCTTTTAATGATtcgatggggaaactgaggcctgaggcaGGAGGGCTTGCCTGTGACAGAAAGCAACCCATCCCAGAGAAAGACCATGAAGGGGAGCTTGGGAAAagggcccgggggtgggggtggggggagactgaTGATATCCAGAAAAACTCTCAGCTGCCTCCTAGCAGTGAATGGGGCCGGGCCCCTATACTCACGGGCATAGTGCTCCCCCGCCGCTGGGACTAGGCCGTGTTTCTTTCCTGCTGTGTAGATGTCTTCGCCCTTCAGGGTCACTGCATCGATTTGCCCATTCTGAAGGGGGACAAGAAAGAGCGACTGGGCAGGGGAAGTGTCGGGACCTGACAGAGGTGCTAGGGTTGGGTCTCTCGGGCTCTCCCCCCTGGGgacccccttccccctccttgtgGGATGTGTGGGACAGAAAGGGGTTTGGAAGACCAGAGACGGGAAAGTAGCTGGCACTAGCACTCCATTCTTGGGGGGTTGCTGCTCCTGTTGTCAGAACTGTGCACgatccctgccctccccagagACTGCAGCCCACAGATGCCTGCGGTGCCATGCTGTATCCCCCCGCCCCTGGCCAAGGGCTGGCCCACCACACAAGCCAGTACATATTTGCTAAATGCCGATGCGAGTACATGAAGGAGCCAGACCTCAAGAGACAGAAGTTTCGTGGTTAAAGCTCTGCCCCAGGGAGCAGGAAGGGCCCAGGACCCTCTCCTCTCCACCTGCCTGAAGCCCCCTGGTCTCCCCCGTCCACCCTTTCTTGCCCATTCTGAAGCCTCTGGACAGGTTGCCCCTTGGCTCTAAATAGGGGTTAATAAGCGAGACACAGTAGTGCGACAAACCCCAAGGGAAAAAATGGGGTgggacagggggagagaggggacacCTGCCTCCCAGAAGGCGCCCCAGGCCATTCGGGCCCAGAAGCATGAAGCTGTGATGCTGGAGTAACAGGCAGTGGCCTTAATTTCTGAGCCCAGAGCATCCACCTCTGGGGGCCCTCTCTTCCCCCGACCCAGGCCTCCAAGCCACTGTGGGGGCAGGGTGGACCCACCCCAGTCCGGCTGACAGCCCTCTTCCGTGGACCACTGTGGCTGGGAAGCACATGGGAGTCAGAGATCCACTGGACACCACCCCGAGAGCCTGAGAATGAAGCATTTCTGAGTCTCTTGCTGGGGTTCTCAAGGAACCACCCAGTCTGCTCCTTTTCTGATGGACACTCCCTTGGCCCTGTTTGAGACAGAGTGAAGGCTCTTGCCCATAGGGAGCTGaaccctcccctcctgcctctctccctgttttCTAGCccatgccctccccctcccccacaggacagcctgccctccccctccattCTCCCCTTCCTCCATTCCAGCTGAGCACCCCTCCCTCAGCACTACCtgtggtcagggtcagggcagcCTCCTTGGGGCCCTGGGGCAAGGGGCTCCCCACCCTGAGCTGGGTGACTGAGCAGGTGGCTTCTCCAACCTCTGCCAGCTTCAGGTTCCCGGCAGTGGTCACACCCACTCCGTGCTGCTGGGAGGGTTAAGGGAAGGGGTCCACGGGAAGGGGTCCACGGAAGTCTTGGCACAGTGTACAGCACATGGCACTCGCATGCTTGTGAGGCCGTCCTCTATCGTGATCCTGGCCTCCTGTTATTTCTGTCCACTCTTCTCTTCTTGGTATCTAAGTCAATGGGGGGCAGTGTGGACACTTCCAAGGGGCAATGGTCTGGCCTGTGCTCAGGGATTGCCCTGAGAAGGGCTCCTCATCGTAAGCCCACAGGCCCCACATACTCGCTCATAAAAAAGAGGCAGGAGGCggcagggggctcctgggtagtgCAGTCTGTtcagtgtcccactcttggttttggctcaggtcatgatggcagggtcctgagatcgagccccatgttgggcttagcacagagtctgcttgagacattccccctctccctctgcccctcctcctgcttgtttgccctttctctctaaaaataagtaaataaaatctttaaaaaattgaatgagaAGGGAGGAATCCAGGAACCAGGCTGCTGCTGTGACCACTGTAGCCACCTTGCCTGCAGGGGCCCGGAGCCCCCTCCAAGCTCTAGCCTCAGTCTCCAGTCAGAGAAGCACAGCAGGGCAGGGCCCTTACCTGTGGCTGCAGAGCCAATCAGCAGGTGCCACAGACCATGTAATGGGCCATGACAAGCTTAGAAAAAAGGCCTAGGATGGAGTACTATGGAAACTACCAGGCACACTGTACTTAGTGAGGGTCGGTAGTGTTTCGTTTCATGCCTCTCTACTGAAGGCCACAGGACAAGCAATGTCTCGCTGGGCCCCTCTCCAAATGTTCCTTCTGCTCTCAGCTCCCCCACTCAGCGAGGAAGGGTTCCCGGGTTCCTGAAAGGGgacagtccccctcccccactctcctcccctgaAGTGGGGTGGCTGGTCCCTGCCagtccttcttcctcccttttctgaGGCTGGCACAGAAGACCGCCTATGCTTCAGACCGGGTGGTGCACGGCAAGGGCTGCGAAGGACCATCCTGGGCACAGCCATGGCCTGGCCCCCCAGCCCACTCTGCGCCCTGGGCACAGCCCCCACCTGGATCCATTCCATGCAGTGCTGGGGAGACTCGGCCGACACACACTGGATCTCTGGCTTGAGCCTCTGCCGGCTGAAGGCCACAGCCATGTCTCCACACTTCTGGATCTCGGGAGTGGACAGCACACACCAGCGCAGATAGTGAGGCAgccctgtgtatgtgtgtgagctTGTGGTCACCACCACACTCACCCGCTTCAGAGGCTGTCCCCGAGCGTGGCCTGTGGGGTGGAGTCATGGGGGCTTATACCTAAGTAGGGAGAGCTTGTAGTCAGGCCCAAGGGAAACTCTGGTTCTTTCCCTCATTAGCTATGATAATTAAGTTATTTTACCCTCTGATTCGGTTTCCTCTTACAGAAAGGGGATAGCTGTGCCTCTTTCACCAGGCTGTGAGGAGGCCCGAGGGGAGATCATGGCTGTGGTGTGTCTGAGTAGCACGCTGTCTCCCTGACTATAGGGGGCAGAAGGCAGAAAGCCCACAGTAGACTAACAATGGTCCAGTCAACAGACAACACCCGAGCCAGGGCCTTGGCCATGGGGTGGGCAGGAGGCGGGGTGGGCAGGAGGCAGCGTGAGGCACTGAGGAGAGAGCATGTTGGGATTTGATGACTTCAGTGTGGATAGGCAGGAAGATGCTTCCAAGACACGGCCTGATGGTCTGGATCCTACCCCTTGGAGCTGATGGGGCATCCAGGATACAGCAGGCCAACCATCTCTGGAGAAGCTTCCTCTCCAAACCCCTAGAGGAAGGGAGGTGGAGGCCAAGGGGCACAGCCTCTGGGGTGAGTGTCCTTTCCCAGCTGCCTCTCCAGAAAGCACTGCATGCCTGTGGTCAGACTGGGCTGGAGCTTGTGGGACAGGGGACAGGTGGACTTACGGTTGGGGTCACAGAGGAGGCCCTTCATGGCGTGCAGGTACTCGCGGCCCAGCCAGGCCTCATAGGTCTGTGTGGCGATGGGCACCAGCTCGGAGGTGGAGTCTTTGAAGAGCAGGTCCTTCTGACCATAGGCCTTGGAGCTGAACATCTGGAAGCTGCTGCTCTCATGGTTGAAGAGACGCTGTGTGtcggggagaggagagggggctggggaggtgtGGCCAGTGGGGAGGGCAGCATGCCCCTTCCTCTCAAATCAGCCTGTGGCTCCTCtggccaggcacccccacccacATCCTCTGCGCACCCCCAGTGCACTCTGCCTTGTCACACCGAGGGCCCAGAGTTGGAATGGGACTGAGGATGTAGGACGGGGCTGGCCATGGTGGCACAGGTTGGGGGCAAACGTACCTAGAGCTTGAGTGCCCAGGGATTGTTGTGCTTATAAGTATCACCTTAACACTATTCACATTTAATCAATGGTGTCCTTTGACATTTGTTGGCTTTGTCGTTTTGTTCATGGGCCCAGAGACTCTGGGT harbors:
- the MELTF gene encoding melanotransferrin isoform X2, which translates into the protein MRGRSVVLWLFLALRTVLSGMEVRWCTTSDPEQQKCSDMSKAFQEAGIQPPVICTQGTSVDHCIQLIAAREADAITLDGGAIYEAGKEHGLKPVVGEVYDQEVGTSYYAVAVVKRGSHVTINTLRGVKSCHTGINRTVGWNVPVGYLVESGRLSVMGCDVLKAVSDYFGGSCVPGAGETSYSESLCRLCRGNAAGEGVCDKSHLERYYDYSGAFRCLAEGAGDVAFVKHSTVLENTDGKTLPSWGQALLSRDFELLCRDGSRADVTEWRRCHLARVPAHAVVIRADADGSLMFRLLNEGQRLFNHESSSFQMFSSKAYGQKDLLFKDSTSELVPIATQTYEAWLGREYLHAMKGLLCDPNRLPHYLRWCVLSTPEIQKCGDMAVAFSRQRLKPEIQCVSAESPQHCMEWIQNGQIDAVTLKGEDIYTAGKKHGLVPAAGEHYAPEDNSNSYFVVAVVKRNSSYAFTLDELRGKRSCHSAFHSPAGWDIPVGALVQRGFIRPKDCDVLTAVSEFFSASCVPVNNAKNYPSPLCELCVGDEQGRNKCVGNSQERYYGYSGAFRCLAENAGDVAFVKHTTVFENTNGHNSEPWAAQLRSEDYELLCPNGARAEVSQFAACNLAQMPSHAVMVRPDTNIFTVYGLLDKAQDLFGDDHNKNGFKMFDSSNYHGQDLLFKDATIRAVPVGEKTTYRDWLGPAYVEALEGMLSQQCSAAPAPTPGLSLLLPALLLLLLGLPAALLQPAL
- the MELTF gene encoding melanotransferrin isoform X1 codes for the protein MRGRSVVLWLFLALRTVLSGMEVRWCTTSDPEQQKCSDMSKAFQEAGIQPPVICTQGTSVDHCIQLIAAREADAITLDGGAIYEAGKEHGLKPVVGEVYDQEVGTSYYAVAVVKRGSHVTINTLRGVKSCHTGINRTVGWNVPVGYLVESGRLSVMGCDVLKAVSDYFGGSCVPGAGETSYSESLCRLCRGNAAGEGVCDKSHLERYYDYSGAFRCLAEGAGDVAFVKHSTVLENTDGKTLPSWGQALLSRDFELLCRDGSRADVTEWRRCHLARVPAHAVVIRADADGSLMFRLLNEGQRLFNHESSSFQMFSSKAYGQKDLLFKDSTSELVPIATQTYEAWLGREYLHAMKGLLCDPNRLPHYLRWCVLSTPEIQKCGDMAVAFSRQRLKPEIQCVSAESPQHCMEWIQNGQIDAVTLKGEDIYTAGKKHGLVPAAGEHYAPEDNSNSYFVVAVVKRNSSYAFTLDELRGKRSCHSAFHSPAGWDIPVGALVQRGFIRPKDCDVLTAVSEFFSASCVPVNNAKNYPSPLCELCVGDEQGRNKCVGNSQERYYGYSGAFRCLAENAGDVAFVKHTTVFENTNGHNSEPWAAQLRSEDYELLCPNGARAEVSQFAACNLAQMPSHAVMVRPDTNIFTVYGLLDKAQDLFGDDHNKNGFKMFDSSNYHGQDLLFKDATIRAVPVGEKTTYRDWLGPAYVEALEGMLSQQCSGAAAPAPTPGLSLLLPALLLLLLGLPAALLQPAL